A genome region from Candidatus Aminicenantes bacterium includes the following:
- a CDS encoding heme-binding protein produces MATILITLVAVIALWSIWGFFGSRVEQADYAVVKRMNGYEIREYPAHIVAQTTVQGSLGESMSNGFRIVAGYIFGGNTKKESIAMTAPVVAQKGEGSQASERISMTAPVVATAVGDSQVISFGMPRSYTLEKLPKPTDPRVKIVLVPAKKYAVMRFSWYRSDARVKRMQEKLLSALARDGIVAEGSTAYAGYNAPWTPPWMTRNEVLVEIK; encoded by the coding sequence ATGGCCACTATACTCATCACTCTCGTCGCCGTCATTGCGCTCTGGTCTATCTGGGGATTTTTTGGTTCTCGTGTCGAGCAGGCGGACTATGCCGTGGTGAAGAGAATGAACGGCTACGAAATACGGGAATATCCGGCGCATATCGTGGCGCAGACGACCGTGCAAGGCTCCCTCGGAGAATCCATGAGCAATGGTTTTAGAATTGTGGCAGGATATATCTTTGGTGGGAACACAAAAAAGGAGAGTATCGCCATGACCGCGCCTGTGGTCGCCCAAAAAGGAGAGGGCTCTCAGGCGTCAGAGCGTATTTCCATGACAGCCCCAGTGGTGGCGACGGCCGTGGGCGACTCCCAGGTAATATCTTTTGGTATGCCCCGCTCTTACACGCTTGAAAAATTGCCGAAGCCAACTGATCCGAGAGTGAAGATCGTATTGGTTCCTGCCAAGAAATACGCCGTGATGCGGTTTTCCTGGTATCGATCGGATGCACGAGTTAAACGTATGCAAGAAAAATTACTCTCGGCGCTTGCTCGTGATGGAATTGTGGCGGAAGGGAGCACCGCCTACGCCGGATACAATGCACCGTGGACACCGCCATGGATGACGCGCAACGAAGTATTGGTTGAGATAAAATGA
- a CDS encoding tryptophan-rich sensory protein produces MNTTNWYSQLIKPSWAPPSWLFGPVWTVLYVLIAISFGKVFWMAAKKEIAMITALPFALNLIFNFAFTPLQFGLKNNLLAAIDILLVLGTLIWALYAVWHAAPGIRWLVYVNIPYLLWVTFATCLQLTITYLNA; encoded by the coding sequence ATGAACACAACCAACTGGTACTCGCAACTGATCAAACCGTCATGGGCGCCGCCGTCGTGGCTTTTCGGCCCGGTATGGACCGTTCTTTATGTTTTAATCGCAATTTCCTTCGGCAAGGTGTTTTGGATGGCCGCCAAAAAAGAAATTGCCATGATTACTGCATTGCCTTTCGCCCTGAACCTGATTTTCAACTTCGCGTTCACGCCCTTGCAATTCGGGCTGAAAAACAATCTGTTGGCGGCGATAGATATTTTGCTCGTTCTTGGCACGCTTATCTGGGCGCTCTACGCTGTCTGGCACGCCGCGCCCGGGATTCGTTGGCTGGTCTATGTCAACATCCCGTATCTTCTCTGGGTAACATTCGCCACCTGTTTGCAATTGACCATAACGTATCTCAATGCATAA